CGGCCGGTCACGTCGCGGCTGATTAAAGCTCTCGACGTTCGATCGAGTATCGAACAAGCAGGGCGAAACGTGTGGCACGCTGAGAAATTGCGGAACCGGCCGGCTGACACCGGCCGCTCGCCTCAGAAGCAAGAGCGAACGTGCCTGCTACTTTACGAAACGGCCATCAGTTCCGGAATCGCGGCGCCGAACGGCAAGAGCGGCATCGGGCGGCCGTTGTGATCCGGGAACGTGTTCTCAGGGTCGATCCCGAGATGCGCGAACACCGAGGCCCAAAGATCGTTCGGGCTCATCGGGCGCTCGGTCGGATATTCACCCTTGGCGTTCGTCGCGCCGACGATCTGGCCGGTTCGCATTCCGCCGCCCGAAACGATCATCGACATCGAGTTCGGCCAGTGGTCGCGGCCCGGCTGCATCACGCCGGTCTGCGTGCCGATTTGGTAGTTCACTTTCGGCGTCCGGCCGAACTCGCCGGTGACGACGAGCAGCACGCGCTTATCGAGCCCGCGCGAGTAGAGATCTTCGATCAACGCCGTGACGGCCTGATCGTACATCGGGAAGCGCACCTTCGCGTCGGCGAACAAGTGGCAATTCACCGCATGCGAATCCCAGTTGTAGCTCACGTAGTTCGGATTGCCGCCGGGAATGCACGGGTTTTCCATCGTCATGGTGACGAACGTCACGCCGGATTCCACCAAGCGGCGGGCCATCAGTGCGCGTTGTCCGTACGCATGGCGGCCGTAACGATCGCGCACGGCGGCGGGTTCGCTCGCGAGGTCGAAAGCCTTGCGGGCCCGATCGCTCGTAACGAGCTCCAAGGCTCGGCGATTGAACACGTCGAGCGTGTCCATCGCGTCGGATTCGTCGATCCGGCGGCGCCAGTTGTCGAACTTATTCAAGAGCGCGATCCGGTCGTTCATCCGACCTTCGAGCGACGGCGTCGGGGCGATGTTGTCGATCTTGAACGTCGGCGAGCTCGGGTCGCCGGCGACGGTGAACGGATGCGTCGAGCTGCTGAGGTAAGCGCTGCCGAACGCAAACGTGTCGATCTGTTGGCGTCCGCCGTCGACTGCGCAGACGTAGTTCGGAATCCCGCGCTGCCGCTTCTCGAAGATCTTCGAGATGAGCGACGGAACGGCCGGGAAGTCGTTGATCGTGCCGGCCGGTTCCTTCGGGTCGCGGGCCATCATGAATCGCTTGTGGCCGCCGCCGTGGTCGGCGAACTTGTGCGCGATCGAACGAATGACGGTGAACTTATCCGCGCACTTCGCATGCAGCGGCAACAACTCGCCGACGTCGAGGCCCGGCACCTTCGAGGCGATCGGGTTGAAGTCGCCGCGATACTCGAGCGGCGCATTGGGCTTCAAGTCGTACATCTCCATGTGGGGCGGACCGCCCGGCAGCCAAATGAAGATGACGGCGTTCTCGTCTTTCCGATTCGTCCCTTTGCCGTTGGGAGCTTGCCCGTTCGGAGCCTGCGGAGCCGAGGCCGTCGCCGCTTGCGATTGCATCCGCAGCACTTCGCCGAGGCCGAGGCTGCCGAGAGCCACCGAGCCGAACTTCATCGCATCGCGGCGCGTGACCGGACCGGAGCAATGGGCAACGCCTTGGTCGTGCGTGTTTCGACTCATCAATCCATACTCCTCAAAGGCAAGCGAATTCAAAGCAGCAACGAGGGAACCAGCGAGCGGGCGGGGCAACGAGCAAGCGTCGATAACGTGTGTTCGGGCAGGTGCGCAGCAGGGCGCCGTAGGCGAGTGGAGCGAGCAACTATTCTAATCGACCGCGGGACCCTTGGGCTAGCGGATTTTCGCGGTGGATTGGCCTAAGGCGCGGTCGCGAACGCCGGTCGGGGGATCTATAATCGGCACCCTCGCTAAGCTTTCGGTCTCGTTTCCCGGAGAGACCGCACAGTCGCCGGCGAACCGAACTTCCTATGGCCCGACGGTTTACCCATTCGCTAAGCTAGCGTCGCTGCGTTTAGACAACTCGTTAAGGCATTGCCGTGACTCTTAAGTCCGTCGAATCTACGCCGCTCGATGAATCGGCGTTGGAAAAGCTCAGCCCGGCCGAAGCGGCGTTCGAGAAGATTCGCAAAAAGCTCGGCTTCGTCCTCGCGCCGCTGGTCTTCTGCGCGGTTTTCTTCGGCAACTTCCCGAGCCTCAACACGAAGGCCCATCACCTGGCCGCCATCATGGCGACCACGGCCGTGTTGTGGGTTTGCGAATCGTTGCCGATGACCGTGACCGCGCTGTTGGCCGCGGTCGGCTGCATTGCGCTGCGCGTCGGCACGCCGACGGAAGTCTTCTCGCCGTTCGCAACCTCCATCACGTTTCTCTTCATCGGTTCGTTCATGCTCGCGCGGGCCGTGTTCATTCACGGGCTCGACCGCCGCTTCGCTTATGGAATTCTTTCGCTCCCGTGGATCGGGGCTCGGCCCGGTCGCATTCTCTTCGGCTTCGGCGCGGCGACCGCTTTCATGTCGGCCTGGATTTCGAACACCGCCACGACCGCGATGATGTTCGCGATCGGCATGAGCATCCTCGCCGTCTTCTTTCGGCAAGAGTCCGGGCCCGCGCAGTCGGGAGCAGGCGCGACGAAGATCGATCGCCGGTTCGCGACCGGCCTGATGTTGATGACGTCGTTCGCGGCGAGCATCGGCGGCCTCGCGACACCGATCGGCACGCCTCCGAATCTGATCGGCATCAACGCCATTCGCATGAAGCTCGGCGTCGAGTTTTCGTTCTTCCAATGGTCGATGCTCGGCTTTCCGGTCGTGATCGTGTTGTTTCTGTTTCTCTTCGCGTATCTCAACTTTTTCTGTCCGGCAGGCGTTCGCGAGATTCAAGGAGGAGCCGAGTTGTTGCGCGAGCGTCGGCGCTCGCTCGGTCGTTGGACGACGAGCCAAAAGTCGACGATCGCGGCGTTTCTCGTCACCGTCGTGCTCTGGATCTTGCCCGGTGTTTTCCTGCTGATCGAAGGGAAAGACGGCCGTATTTACGAAGCGATCAAAGACCCGTTGAACGAAGGAGTCGTGGCGCTGATCGGAGCGATCTTGTTGTTCCTTTTGCCCGGCGATCGCGAAGGCCGCGCGATCGATTGGAAGAATGCTTCGCAGATCGATTGGGGGATCGTGCTCCTTTACGGCGGCGGCTTCGCGCTCGGCGCGCTGGCCGATACGACCGGACTTGCCAAGGCGCTCGGCGAAGGGCTGTGTCAACTGTTTCCGATGTCGAGTAGCCTGGCGATGCTCATTTTCGCGACCGTCATCGCAACGCTCGTATCCGAAGCGACGTCGAACACCGCCTCGGCGCAGATCATCGTGCCGGTCGTGATCCAACTCGCGATCGCCGCCAAAATGGACCCGCTCGAGCCGGCTCTCGGTGCCACGTTCGGCGCCAGTCTTGGGTTCATGCTGCCCGTAAGCACGCCTTGCAACGCGATCGTCTACGGCTCGGGCTACGTGCCGCTGACGCGCATGATTCGCTACGGCATCTTGCTCGACCTGATCGGCATCGTCGTCGTCGTCGTGATGCTTCGATTTTTATTGCCGATTCTCCTTTAGCGTCACTGCTGCTTCGTTTTTCCAAGAGACGAAGCTTGGCGCCGCAACTCGCCGGCCTTGCGCACTCTCCTCGCAACGAGCCCGTCAATGTGTCATCGCTCCGTGCGTAGCGAGTAAGCAGAGCGTCCGCGCAGTTGCGCCGCAGTGCGTAATCGCAAAAAAATCTTCAGACGTAACCTCTTACCCTCATGTGTATTCACATAATGCTCATACAGCCGCGGCACATAGATTGCGTGGTTCGCAGAGAGAGGCTCGATGACCGAAAAGTCTGCGATTTCCCGCAGAAACGGGGCAAAACGGCGAACCCCTCCTCTTTCGGCACGAGCAAACAAATCTCTTATTTTTCTCGAACTGTCAGGCAGAATCATGAGAAGCGGTTATCTGATCGACATGGACGGCGTTCTTTATCGCGGGCCTCAACTCATTCCCGGGGCCGACTTTTTCTTGCAGCAATTGCGGCGTCGCGGCGTCCCTTTTCGCTTGCTTACCAACAACAGCCAACGGACGCGGCGCGATGTCGTCGCGAAGTTGGCGCACATGGGAATCACGGTCGAAGAAGAAAACATTTTCACCAGCGCGATGGCGACGGCGCGCTTTCTCGCTTCGCAGAAACCAGGCGGCACGGCTTACGTGATCGGCGAGGGGGGCTTGCTCACCGCGTTGCATCAAAACGGCTATGCGGTCGTCGACCATGAGCCCGACTACGTCGTCGTCGGCGAAGGGCGCACGTTCAACTTGGAGCTCGTCGAGTCGGCGGTGCGCATGATCATGGGGGGCGCGAAACTCATCGCGACGAACCTCGATCCGAACTGCCCGACGCAAAACGGACTTCGTCCCGGCTGCGGCGCGATGGTCGCGATGCTCGAGATCGCCACGGGAGTGAAAGCGTTCAGCGTCGGCAAGCCGAGTCCCGTCATGATGCGCGCCGCGCGCAAAGAGATGGGCCTCGCGGCCGACGACACGGTGATGATCGGCGACACGATGGAGACCGATATCCTCGGCGGCGTCCAGCTCGGATATCGAACCGTGCTGGTGCTGAGCGGCGGAACGAGCCGCACCGATTTGGCGCGCTATGCGTATCGGCCCGACATCGTGATCGAATCGCTGGCCGAATACGTCGAGCTGATGGAAGAACACGACTGGACGCTGCCGCACGAAATCGCCGGCAACGTCGGCTTCGTTCCGGAAAAGAAACGAGGCTCGCTTCGGCGACAAACCGAAACATCGCTAAGAGCGGCGACGTAGCACGAACCCTTCTCCCGGCGGGAGAAGGTGGCCGAAGGCCGGATGAGGGGCATTGTTCTTCAAGCTCATGTACCGCACTCCGCTGCGAACTTCCCCTCATCCGTCGGCTGCGCCGCCACCTTCTCCCGCATGGGAGAAGGGTAAAACACTGTCAACCGAATTGCGAGTTGCGCGTCACGGCGATCCGTACGTCGATGAGTCGCGGCCGGTCGCCGTGGAGCGATTCTTGCAACACCTCGGCGAGTGCGTCAGGCTCGTCGACGCGGCACGCCTCGACCCCGAGCGACTGCGACAGTTGCACGAAGTCGATCGTCGGCGGCGTAAGATCCATGCCGAGAAATTCCCCTTGCTGCGCGGCCGGCATGCCGAGCATCCGCGCGCCGTCTTTTAAGATCCGATATTGGTTGTTGTTGCAAATCACGAACGTGACCGGAATCCGATAGCGGGCCGCGGTCCACAAGCCTTGAATGCCGTACAGCGAGGCTCCGTCGCCGAGCAGCGCCAAGGTCGGCCGCTCGGGCCAAGCGAGCTTCACGCCGATCGCGCACCCCAATCCCCAGCCTAGCGCCCAACCGCGGTGTGCGAAATAGCCGTCGGTGTTTTTCAAGATCCCGAGCCGCTCCAACAGGAAGTCGGTCGTCGTCACCGCTTCTTCGACGACGGCGACATCGGCGGGCAACACACGGCCGACCGTTTCCATCAACGTGCTCGGCAGCATCGGCCGCGCGGCGCGCTCGCCGGCGACTCGCAGACGGAGCGCGTCGCGGATCTCGGCGTGTCGAGCGCCGCGCTGCTCGCCGCGCCGCTTCGCTTCCGTTGCTGCGGCGCCGTTCATCGTCGCGGGGATCTGTGCGGCGAGTTCTTCGAGCCCCGTCCGAACATCGCCGACGAGCCCTACTTCGACCGGATAATTCTTGCCGATCTGTCGCGGGTCTTCATCGAGATGCACGATGCGACACCGGCTCGGCACCGCTTGTGGCGGCTCGTGATGCACGTACATGCGCAACAGATCGAGCCCGGCAACGAGCAGTACGTCGAACTCGGCGAGCTTCGCCTGCACGTCGGGAGCCCAGAGCGGCAACTGCTGACCGTACAGAGGATGATCGGCCGGAAACGGCAGCCGCCCGTGCGACGTCGCGCTCTCACTGAAGACCGGCGCACCGAGCGCCTCGGCGACCGCGACCAGCGCGCGTACGGCATCGGCTTCGACGATCCTACTCCCCGCCACGATGCCGGGATTCTTCGCGCCGGCCAACAACTCGGCGGCCCGCCGGAGTGCGTCGATCGGCGGGCGTACCCGTCGATCGAGCGGCGCGGCCGGCGTCGTGTCGAGCTCGGCGACCGCCGATTGCACGTCCATCGGTAGCGAGAGAAACACCGGACCCGTCGGCGGCGTGAGCGCGATCTGAATCGCGCGCCGCACCGCGGCCGGCAGGTCTTCCACGCGCTCGACTTCGGCCGACCACTTCGTCCACGGCTTGGCGACGCCGACCATATCGCCCCACAGGATAGGCTCTTCGAAACGGATGCGCCGATCCGTCTGCCCGGCTGTTACCAACAGCGGCGTCCCTTCGCGATGCGCGTTGTAGAGCATCCCCATCGCATTGCCGAGCCCGCACGAAGCATGCAAGTTGACGACCCCCAACCCGCGCGACGCCATCGCATAGCCATCGGCCATCGCCATGACGGGCACCTCCTGCAAGCCAAGCGTGTAGTCGATCTCCGACCGTCCGGCCTTCGCCGCGACGGCCAGCGCATCCATCAGTGGCAACTCCGTCGTGCCCGGATTCCCGAACATCCGGCGCACACCCGCCTCGGCCAACATTTTGATCAACGCTTCGACGCCCGACATGCGCACGGTCATAACTTCCGCTCCTGAGAACTTACCGTCGCGGGCCGAAATCAGCCGACGCGACAGATGAAGCATTTCAGGTATTCGGTCTCCAAGCAAGAGACCGAGAACGGATGGTCGGGCGCGGGGCCGCGCCCCTCAAGGATCTGCAGCGGACGCCTTGCTCGGGCTGCGGCTTCCGCCAGGATATGCACGAAGTCTTCCCGTGTGACGGCGCCGGTGCAGCTGCAGGTGACGAGAATGCCTCCCGGCTCCAATAGATTCAGCGCACCGACGTTCAACCGCTCGTAGGCGCGGAGCGCCTCGGGCAGCGCCGTGCGATTGGCTGCGAACTTCGGCGGATCGAGCACCACGGCGCCGAACTTGCGCCCCTCGGCTCCGAAGGCCGCGACCGTTTTGAAAGCGTCGCCCGTCTCGAAGCGGAAGTTCGTCAATCCGTTGAGCTCGGCGTTGGCCGTGGCGAGCGCGACGGCCCGCGCGCTCGTATCGATCCCGAGTACCTCGCGCGCGCCGCCGAGCTTCGCGGCCGACATCGAGAAGCCGCCGGTATAGCAACAAACGTCGAGCACCGTACGATCGCGCATATACGACGCGGCGATGCGGCGATTCTCGCGCTGGTCTAGAAAGAAACCGGTCTTCTGTCCGCCGAGCAAGTCGACCCCGTAGCGCAGGCCATGCTCGTCGATCGTGATCGCTTCGGTCGGTAGCTCGCCCCAG
This portion of the Planctomycetia bacterium genome encodes:
- a CDS encoding DUF1501 domain-containing protein, which translates into the protein MSRNTHDQGVAHCSGPVTRRDAMKFGSVALGSLGLGEVLRMQSQAATASAPQAPNGQAPNGKGTNRKDENAVIFIWLPGGPPHMEMYDLKPNAPLEYRGDFNPIASKVPGLDVGELLPLHAKCADKFTVIRSIAHKFADHGGGHKRFMMARDPKEPAGTINDFPAVPSLISKIFEKRQRGIPNYVCAVDGGRQQIDTFAFGSAYLSSSTHPFTVAGDPSSPTFKIDNIAPTPSLEGRMNDRIALLNKFDNWRRRIDESDAMDTLDVFNRRALELVTSDRARKAFDLASEPAAVRDRYGRHAYGQRALMARRLVESGVTFVTMTMENPCIPGGNPNYVSYNWDSHAVNCHLFADAKVRFPMYDQAVTALIEDLYSRGLDKRVLLVVTGEFGRTPKVNYQIGTQTGVMQPGRDHWPNSMSMIVSGGGMRTGQIVGATNAKGEYPTERPMSPNDLWASVFAHLGIDPENTFPDHNGRPMPLLPFGAAIPELMAVS
- a CDS encoding DASS family sodium-coupled anion symporter translates to MTLKSVESTPLDESALEKLSPAEAAFEKIRKKLGFVLAPLVFCAVFFGNFPSLNTKAHHLAAIMATTAVLWVCESLPMTVTALLAAVGCIALRVGTPTEVFSPFATSITFLFIGSFMLARAVFIHGLDRRFAYGILSLPWIGARPGRILFGFGAATAFMSAWISNTATTAMMFAIGMSILAVFFRQESGPAQSGAGATKIDRRFATGLMLMTSFAASIGGLATPIGTPPNLIGINAIRMKLGVEFSFFQWSMLGFPVVIVLFLFLFAYLNFFCPAGVREIQGGAELLRERRRSLGRWTTSQKSTIAAFLVTVVLWILPGVFLLIEGKDGRIYEAIKDPLNEGVVALIGAILLFLLPGDREGRAIDWKNASQIDWGIVLLYGGGFALGALADTTGLAKALGEGLCQLFPMSSSLAMLIFATVIATLVSEATSNTASAQIIVPVVIQLAIAAKMDPLEPALGATFGASLGFMLPVSTPCNAIVYGSGYVPLTRMIRYGILLDLIGIVVVVVMLRFLLPILL
- a CDS encoding HAD-IIA family hydrolase → MRSGYLIDMDGVLYRGPQLIPGADFFLQQLRRRGVPFRLLTNNSQRTRRDVVAKLAHMGITVEEENIFTSAMATARFLASQKPGGTAYVIGEGGLLTALHQNGYAVVDHEPDYVVVGEGRTFNLELVESAVRMIMGGAKLIATNLDPNCPTQNGLRPGCGAMVAMLEIATGVKAFSVGKPSPVMMRAARKEMGLAADDTVMIGDTMETDILGGVQLGYRTVLVLSGGTSRTDLARYAYRPDIVIESLAEYVELMEEHDWTLPHEIAGNVGFVPEKKRGSLRRQTETSLRAAT
- a CDS encoding thiamine pyrophosphate-binding protein, which encodes MLHLSRRLISARDGKFSGAEVMTVRMSGVEALIKMLAEAGVRRMFGNPGTTELPLMDALAVAAKAGRSEIDYTLGLQEVPVMAMADGYAMASRGLGVVNLHASCGLGNAMGMLYNAHREGTPLLVTAGQTDRRIRFEEPILWGDMVGVAKPWTKWSAEVERVEDLPAAVRRAIQIALTPPTGPVFLSLPMDVQSAVAELDTTPAAPLDRRVRPPIDALRRAAELLAGAKNPGIVAGSRIVEADAVRALVAVAEALGAPVFSESATSHGRLPFPADHPLYGQQLPLWAPDVQAKLAEFDVLLVAGLDLLRMYVHHEPPQAVPSRCRIVHLDEDPRQIGKNYPVEVGLVGDVRTGLEELAAQIPATMNGAAATEAKRRGEQRGARHAEIRDALRLRVAGERAARPMLPSTLMETVGRVLPADVAVVEEAVTTTDFLLERLGILKNTDGYFAHRGWALGWGLGCAIGVKLAWPERPTLALLGDGASLYGIQGLWTAARYRIPVTFVICNNNQYRILKDGARMLGMPAAQQGEFLGMDLTPPTIDFVQLSQSLGVEACRVDEPDALAEVLQESLHGDRPRLIDVRIAVTRNSQFG
- a CDS encoding class I SAM-dependent rRNA methyltransferase; its protein translation is MPPPHKASAPLTPSNKTMPQVRLKPRKARPFFGRHPWVLDAAIAAITERPADGDVVDLVTERNEFIARGILNSRSRIRVRLYTWHEDEALDAAFWQRRIAAAVELRRQLGYLNVEGACRLVNNEADGLGGLIVDRYGPYLVVHVTALAIERRLDEILPILIEVCRTHGCAPRGILVRADEAMAKREGLVLPLAAAGESPRANNILRTWGELPTEAITIDEHGLRYGVDLLGGQKTGFFLDQRENRRIAASYMRDRTVLDVCCYTGGFSMSAAKLGGAREVLGIDTSARAVALATANAELNGLTNFRFETGDAFKTVAAFGAEGRKFGAVVLDPPKFAANRTALPEALRAYERLNVGALNLLEPGGILVTCSCTGAVTREDFVHILAEAAARARRPLQILEGRGPAPDHPFSVSCLETEYLKCFICRVG